Proteins found in one Deltaproteobacteria bacterium genomic segment:
- a CDS encoding metal-dependent transcriptional regulator, translating into MAEPKITHVLEDYLKAIYVLTEESQPVIAARMAAETGVSASTIFATLRRLEKDGYVTVNKRKEIHLTADGRKIAEKIVRRHFLTERFLTDLLGLDWVKAHQEAHRLEHAISQEVEERLAKLLNNPTTCPHGNPIPGASQGALTKTIPLNEAIDDQMVELDYITEGGERDVRLLAFLQDHGLVPGARVQVIDVAPSLGMMTLKVADDQFSLGIEAAKKIRVH; encoded by the coding sequence CGAGCCCAAAATAACCCATGTGCTAGAGGATTACCTCAAAGCGATCTATGTGCTGACGGAAGAATCTCAGCCGGTGATCGCCGCCCGCATGGCGGCCGAGACTGGCGTGTCGGCGTCGACCATCTTCGCAACCCTGCGGCGTTTGGAAAAAGATGGTTATGTGACGGTTAACAAGCGCAAAGAGATTCATCTGACGGCTGACGGCAGGAAGATCGCCGAGAAGATTGTCCGGCGCCATTTCTTGACTGAACGATTTTTGACGGACTTGCTCGGTTTAGATTGGGTAAAGGCCCACCAAGAAGCGCATCGTTTGGAACATGCGATTTCTCAGGAAGTCGAAGAACGGCTGGCCAAGCTGCTCAACAACCCGACGACTTGTCCCCATGGCAATCCGATTCCAGGCGCGAGTCAGGGCGCCTTGACCAAAACCATTCCGCTCAATGAAGCGATTGACGATCAGATGGTGGAGCTGGACTATATTACTGAAGGCGGCGAGCGCGACGTGCGTTTATTGGCATTTCTCCAAGATCACGGCTTGGTGCCTGGCGCTCGGGTTCAGGTGATCGATGTCGCGCCGTCGTTGGGTATGATGACGCTCAAAGTGGCGGACGACCAATTCTCTCTGGGAATCGAGGCAGCAAAAAAGATCCGCGTGCATTAG